CTCCTTGATCAACCGCAAAATCAAAGAAAGGAATCATCGAGAGCCGAGAGTGCGCTTTCACAAATTCCCGAAACTCCGCCCTTTGACGCTTGAGAAAATCTAACGCCGCTTTCTCGGCAGTTTCCGGAAAGACGGTAAACATTATTGTTGCCCCTTTAGCCTTATCTGTCAACGTAATACTGGTCACGGTAATAAGAGAAAGCCGATTAGATTCGGCTTCGATAAATTTGGTAGCCAACTCCTGAACGATACTTTTAATTCTGTCGTCTCTTAGTCCCATAAATTTAAATCATTACTAACTTAACTGCGATTAGTCGGTCACCGGGAGCGATTTCGATACTGGATTCAATTTGGGCGCCAAATTCGTTGCCGGCCAGAACCTCTTTGGTGTCCTTTTTGCCCTGTTGAAGATTTTTGACCTTGCCTTTACCCAGTTCGTTTTCTCGTCTGACAATTTTGACTTCATCGCCCAGATTGATGGCGCCCTCCTCGACTCGGCCACCGAGGATGTACTTGCCCTTGGCGGTGCTAAAAATTTTAAGAATCTTAGCCTGACCACCCACCGCCTCAACCTGCTTTTTAGGTGTTCGGTCGATAATCGCTTGCTTGAGCCAGTCGGTGAGTTGGTAGATGATATCAAAAGTTTTAATTTCGATTCCAATTCGCTCGGCCATCGCTTTGGCTCTCGCGTCGGCGCTAACATTAAAACCGACAAGAAGAGTTCCTTCCTTACCGCCGGCGGCTTTGATATCGCTTTCGGTAATATCGCCGACGCTTTGAGAAATTATTTTTACAACCACCCGGTCGCTTTTAATTTTACCAACTTCATAACCAAGAGCCTCGAGCGAACCGGACAAATCAGCCTTGAGAATGATTGGCAGGGTAGGGGTGGTCTCCACAGGCTCTTCACCGTTCTCGGCAATCTTCTTTGAAACTGGCTTGGCGCCGGCGAGTCTTGCCAATTTTTTCTCTTTCAAATCCTCGACAAAGGCTTCCGCTTCACGCTTGTTCTTGAAGGTTTGGCAAAGAGAGCCAACTGGCGGGGCGGAATCGAAGCCGACTACTTTAATCGGGCTTGAGAAGGTAGCCTCGCCAACTTTCTTGCCGGCAAAATTTTCGACAATTCGCCCCGGGGAAATACTTTCACCTGCGACAATCGCTTCACCTTGCTTCCAGGTGCCGTCCTTAATGATGATGGTGGCGGAGATGCCCCTTCTCGAATCAACGGCCGTTTCAATCACGACACCGGTCATAAGTTTGCCGTAATCGGCGGTGCGCTCTTCCATCTCTGCCGACAAGATTATCAAATCAAGCAGGTCGCCGACGCCAACTCCGGTTTTGGCAGAAATCGGAACACAGGGAATACTACCACCGTAGCCCTCGACATAAATTTCATTCTCGGCCAAGCTTTGTTTGGCGCGCTCCAAATCGGCGTTTGGTTTGTCGATTTTGTTGATGGCGACGACATAAGGGATTTTGCTGACGAGGATACAGCGGAGAGCGTCGAGAGTTTGAGGTTTGACGCCATCTTCGGCCGAGACGACCAAAATTGCCACATCAGCCACATCGGCCCCGCGAGTCCTGATTTGGCAAAAGGATTCGTGGCCGGGAGTGTCGAGAAAAGTCAGGCGGTGGACCTTGCCAGCGCCGTCTCTGTGCTCAACTTCGTAGGCCGAAAGCTTTTGAGTGATGCCACCGGCTTCACCTTCAACCACATTGGTTTTTCGGATGTAATCCAAAAGCGTCGACTTGCCGTGGTCGACATGTCCCATCACGCAGATAACCGGCGGGCGAGGAGAGAGTTTATTCGGTTGGGTTTGAGTTTTTGGCATAACGGTTGATAAACGAAACCGCCCCATAATGGGGCTAGATTCAACTTGTCGAGATTATACCTAATTTTTCAGTTTTTCGCCAGCTTTCTTGATCGCCTCTTTTTCCTCGGCGGTTAGTTCAAAAGTCGAGCCGAAATTTGTAATCGGCTTGGCAAAAACGCTCACATGCTCGCGCGAGTACAAAGTGGAAATCACAACTCCGTCGCCGGCCTCGCTCATGAAGGCTGTGGCAAAACTTTGATTGCCGCCCGAGCCGGTGCCTTTAAATGGGTTAAATCGGATAGTCTCGATGGCCGTACCCTCTTTTTTTAGACGACTATCGAGATTGGCGAGCTTGGTTTCGGTCTGGTCCTTAAAAATTTTTAAAACATTAAACCTGCGGTCGAGGGTGGCAATCGAATCGTCAAGGCTCACAGATCTTTTGCCGACCAAAAGCTTATTCAGTTTCCATTCGAGCCGGATAATCCAGGCAACCAAAAGGACGATGACGATAATCAGGGCATAGAAAATAACTTGCTCGGTTGGCAGACCGTAAATCATGGAGAAAGTATAGCATGGGGAGAGTTGGTAGTGGGTAGTGAGTAGTGAGTAGTTGGGGAAAACAGGCCAGTTTAGAAGTTTTGAGGTTAGGAAGTTTAGAAGTCTCAAATAAAAAGACCCGCGGGAGGCGGGTCTGGATACGAGGAGAGTCAGAGAAGGTTGAGAACTTGTGTGGCAGACTTGATGAGTTCCCCAATTTCCTCATCATTCATGTGGTCGCCGAATTCAATTCTACCCTCATCGTTTCGGTCTGGTCGAAGTAGGTTGCCAAGGTTGTGAATAAACGGCCAGGCAACAGCGCTAACTTGGTAGCTATCGTCTTTTTCTCGGTCGCGCTTTGGGATTGGGGATAGGACACCCTCGTCGTTCTCCTCGACCAGGACTTTGTTGCTGTTGTGTAGTTTTTTGAGGGCAGTAAGACATTTCCAGTAAAAAGAAACTGAAGTGCCGTTAACAAGTAGTGAGCTTTCCATATCGAGCTTTCCTTTCCTAAAGACTGTGATATCATAGCAAAGCTATTATGTCAACTAAGTCGAGAAAAATTTATTTGGACAATGCTTCAACTACGCCACTTGATCCTGCGGTTTTCAAAGCGATGAAGCCGTTTTTGATGGAGGATTTTGGTAATCCCAGTTCGATTACGGCTGGCGGTGTGAAAGCTAAACAGGCGGTTGGCAAGGCGCGCAAAAGCGTGGCCGAGCTTTTGCGCGCCTTGCCAGATGAAATCACTTTTACTTCCGGTGGTACCGAATCAAACAATTTGGCGATCTTCGGTTTGGTCAGGAATCTTGAGTCTCATGGCTTACCGATTTCCAAAATGCATTTCATTGCGACGAATATCGAGCATAGCTCGGTCCTAGAGCCAATGCGCGAGTTGGTGAAAAGGGGAGCTAAGGTTGATTTTGTGCCAGTCGAATCAAGTGGCATTGTTGACGCGCAGAAAATCAAAAAAGCTCTTAAGCCGAACACTGTTCTGGTCTCGGTGATGTCGGCCAACAACGAAATCGGCACTATCCAGCCCATCCGCGAGATTTCTAAAATGCTTCGCCATTTTCGAAAAACTACTCACTACTCACTACCCACTACGCACTTAAAATCGGTTCGACCAATTTTCCATTCCGATGCCAGCCAAGCGCCGAATTATTTGGAACTGAATGTTGAAAAACTTGGCGTTGACTTGCTTACTCTCGATGCTCATAAAATGTACGGGCCTAAGGGTGTTGGCGCACTTTATGTTAAGCGGGGCACAACTCTGTCGCCAATTATTTTTGGGGGAGGACAAGAGAGGGGTCTGCGTTCAACGACCGAAAATGTCGCCGGCATCGTCGGTCTGGCCAAAGCTTTCGAAATTGCCAGTCACCTTCGCA
The genomic region above belongs to Candidatus Paceibacterota bacterium and contains:
- a CDS encoding ribosome-binding factor A; the encoded protein is MGLRDDRIKSIVQELATKFIEAESNRLSLITVTSITLTDKAKGATIMFTVFPETAEKAALDFLKRQRAEFREFVKAHSRLSMIPFFDFAVDQGEKNRQKIDQISNLVK
- a CDS encoding cysteine desulfurase family protein, which codes for MSTKSRKIYLDNASTTPLDPAVFKAMKPFLMEDFGNPSSITAGGVKAKQAVGKARKSVAELLRALPDEITFTSGGTESNNLAIFGLVRNLESHGLPISKMHFIATNIEHSSVLEPMRELVKRGAKVDFVPVESSGIVDAQKIKKALKPNTVLVSVMSANNEIGTIQPIREISKMLRHFRKTTHYSLPTTHLKSVRPIFHSDASQAPNYLELNVEKLGVDLLTLDAHKMYGPKGVGALYVKRGTTLSPIIFGGGQERGLRSTTENVAGIVGLAKAFEIASHLRINESLRLSRLRDYFYSLIRANGGIVESEKVILNGDLENRLPNNLNISLPGVDTEFLVLQLDNAGITVSTKSSCLRDESDSYVVKALGGDRKRAKTSVRFSLGRDTRKADLDQTAKILKNLLQS
- a CDS encoding DUF4446 family protein, whose translation is MIYGLPTEQVIFYALIIVIVLLVAWIIRLEWKLNKLLVGKRSVSLDDSIATLDRRFNVLKIFKDQTETKLANLDSRLKKEGTAIETIRFNPFKGTGSGGNQSFATAFMSEAGDGVVISTLYSREHVSVFAKPITNFGSTFELTAEEKEAIKKAGEKLKN
- the infB gene encoding translation initiation factor IF-2; this encodes MPKTQTQPNKLSPRPPVICVMGHVDHGKSTLLDYIRKTNVVEGEAGGITQKLSAYEVEHRDGAGKVHRLTFLDTPGHESFCQIRTRGADVADVAILVVSAEDGVKPQTLDALRCILVSKIPYVVAINKIDKPNADLERAKQSLAENEIYVEGYGGSIPCVPISAKTGVGVGDLLDLIILSAEMEERTADYGKLMTGVVIETAVDSRRGISATIIIKDGTWKQGEAIVAGESISPGRIVENFAGKKVGEATFSSPIKVVGFDSAPPVGSLCQTFKNKREAEAFVEDLKEKKLARLAGAKPVSKKIAENGEEPVETTPTLPIILKADLSGSLEALGYEVGKIKSDRVVVKIISQSVGDITESDIKAAGGKEGTLLVGFNVSADARAKAMAERIGIEIKTFDIIYQLTDWLKQAIIDRTPKKQVEAVGGQAKILKIFSTAKGKYILGGRVEEGAINLGDEVKIVRRENELGKGKVKNLQQGKKDTKEVLAGNEFGAQIESSIEIAPGDRLIAVKLVMI